The following proteins come from a genomic window of Paenibacillus sp. CAA11:
- a CDS encoding ABC transporter substrate-binding protein, with protein MKKTLSVLAITGLLAGVLSGCGAGSESKADSNTIRIGLAAPISGTEAQYGTAFKNGAELAAAQINEAGGINGKKVEVVVQDDKGDSNEAVNVANKFVSDKSILGVVGHFNSSATLATAPIYNKSKIVQVSPSSSAPAVTDAGNYTFRVITTDAFQADYLANWSKELGYKKVALIYEQSDFGLGLLDVYKKSAPANGIEVVAAEAYNPGDKDFSTALTKIKDKQPDAIFIGGFYNEAALISQQAKKLNLNVNFIGVDSLYSQALLGLGKESVEGFKLIGFFYPGGDNAEATKFDEQYQAKYNSKPDTYAAYSYVATSVIIKAIQEKGADRESIKQYLETLKDYKGPTGTISFDKNGDVVTVPSRLTVKDGKFELYQ; from the coding sequence ATGAAGAAGACGTTAAGTGTACTCGCCATAACAGGATTGCTTGCAGGGGTGCTCAGCGGATGCGGCGCCGGCAGTGAATCCAAGGCGGACAGCAATACGATTCGCATCGGTCTGGCGGCTCCAATATCCGGGACAGAGGCGCAATACGGAACGGCTTTTAAGAACGGAGCCGAACTGGCAGCCGCTCAAATTAACGAAGCAGGCGGCATTAATGGCAAGAAGGTGGAGGTCGTCGTCCAAGATGATAAGGGGGACTCGAATGAAGCTGTTAACGTTGCCAATAAATTTGTATCGGACAAGAGCATTTTGGGCGTTGTAGGTCATTTTAACAGTTCGGCCACATTAGCAACGGCTCCAATTTATAACAAGAGCAAAATCGTTCAGGTGTCTCCTTCTTCTAGCGCTCCAGCGGTTACGGATGCAGGGAATTATACGTTCCGCGTCATTACGACAGATGCCTTTCAAGCGGATTATCTTGCGAACTGGTCTAAGGAGCTGGGCTACAAGAAAGTGGCTCTGATCTATGAACAATCTGACTTTGGACTGGGACTTCTTGATGTCTATAAGAAATCCGCCCCTGCGAACGGGATCGAAGTGGTTGCAGCAGAAGCCTACAACCCAGGGGATAAGGACTTCAGCACGGCCCTAACTAAGATCAAGGACAAGCAGCCGGACGCGATCTTTATCGGCGGCTTCTATAATGAAGCAGCTCTGATCTCCCAGCAGGCGAAAAAGCTGAACCTAAATGTTAATTTTATCGGGGTAGACAGCCTTTACTCGCAAGCACTGCTGGGTCTCGGCAAAGAATCGGTTGAAGGCTTTAAGCTGATCGGTTTCTTCTATCCCGGTGGGGATAATGCTGAAGCAACTAAGTTTGACGAGCAGTATCAAGCTAAATATAACAGCAAGCCGGATACGTATGCAGCTTATTCCTATGTGGCCACCTCTGTAATCATTAAGGCCATCCAGGAGAAGGGCGCTGATCGTGAAAGCATTAAGCAGTACCTTGAGACCTTGAAGGATTATAAGGGTCCAACCGGTACGATCAGTTTTGATAAGAATGGCGATGTGGTCACGGTTCCTTCGCGCTTGACGGTGAAAGACGGCAAATTTGAGCTTTATCAATAA
- a CDS encoding glycoside hydrolase family 127 protein yields MAAQAFDLSKVRIHSGPLKHAMELNGAYLLKLIPDRLLSRFREYAGLTPKAPHYEGWEAMGISGHTLGHYLSGCSLMYASTGEPAFLERVNYIVDELELCQRAHGNGFISGIPRGKELFEEVKTGDIRSQGFDLNGGWVPLYTMHKLFAGLRDAYRLADNKKALELEVRLGEWLEDVFANLSDEQVQQVLHCEFGGMNEVLTDLASDSGQPKFLKLAEKFYHGEVLDDLAGARDTLSGRHANTQIPKIIGAARQYEVTGKEIYSNISRFFWDRVVHHHSYVIGGNSYNEHFGDPGHLNDRLGEGTCETCNTYNMLKLTRHMFAWDEQAAYADYYERAMFNHILASQQPEDGSVCYFVSLEMGGRKSFNSQFDSFTCCVGTGMESHAMYGAALYFHAGDTLYVNQYVSSTLDWEQKGVKLTQETTFPADGKGKLTIRLQEPGRFTLKLRCPYWAEQGMSIRVNGRQLDGPFKPSTYVSIEREWQSGDVVEYDIPMTVRTESMPDNLKRIAFLYGPLVLAGDLGPLESEKMHTKTLASVLIGSANGLAAKMTPLAGAKNRFLLEDGGVDGNLELRPFYEMYDHRYTVYWDVFTPEEWAHAQAEYKAAIETNIRLEQRTVDFVQPAEMQPERDHQFEGEHVGLGSIYNRKYRDTWPNGWFSFVMKVLPDEPAELAVTYLVGGTPLDGFDLTASGLPLGPGKLESKEIGKFETYIYELPLQVTEGRSEVTIKFAALPGRKVARVAGLRIVRKD; encoded by the coding sequence ATGGCCGCACAAGCTTTTGACTTAAGTAAAGTCCGAATTCACTCAGGGCCTCTGAAGCATGCCATGGAACTAAATGGCGCCTATCTGCTGAAGCTGATCCCGGACCGCCTGCTGTCCCGGTTCAGAGAATACGCCGGGCTAACTCCCAAAGCCCCTCATTATGAGGGCTGGGAAGCGATGGGGATCAGCGGACATACGCTGGGACACTATTTATCAGGCTGTTCCTTGATGTATGCCTCCACGGGTGAACCCGCCTTTTTGGAGCGAGTGAACTATATCGTGGATGAGCTAGAGCTCTGTCAGCGCGCTCATGGAAACGGATTCATTTCCGGCATTCCCCGCGGCAAGGAGCTGTTTGAAGAGGTCAAGACCGGCGATATTCGCTCCCAGGGCTTTGACCTGAATGGCGGATGGGTGCCGCTGTACACGATGCACAAGCTGTTCGCCGGCCTGCGGGATGCCTACCGCCTTGCTGACAACAAGAAGGCGCTGGAGCTTGAGGTTCGATTAGGGGAATGGCTGGAGGATGTATTCGCGAACTTGAGCGACGAACAGGTACAACAGGTGCTGCACTGCGAATTCGGCGGAATGAATGAAGTCCTGACCGACCTGGCCAGCGATTCAGGCCAGCCCAAGTTCCTTAAGCTCGCAGAGAAATTTTATCATGGCGAAGTGCTGGACGACCTCGCCGGAGCCCGTGACACCTTATCCGGCCGCCATGCCAACACCCAGATCCCGAAGATTATCGGGGCAGCAAGACAGTACGAGGTAACCGGCAAAGAGATTTACAGTAATATCTCCCGCTTTTTCTGGGATCGCGTGGTGCACCACCATTCCTATGTCATCGGCGGCAACAGCTACAATGAGCATTTCGGCGACCCCGGGCATTTGAATGACCGGCTGGGTGAAGGCACCTGTGAGACCTGTAATACCTATAATATGCTTAAACTAACACGCCATATGTTTGCTTGGGATGAGCAAGCAGCCTATGCCGATTACTATGAGAGAGCTATGTTTAATCATATTTTGGCCTCCCAGCAGCCGGAGGACGGCAGCGTCTGTTATTTCGTCTCCCTGGAGATGGGCGGGCGCAAGTCGTTCAATTCCCAGTTCGACAGCTTCACCTGCTGTGTCGGGACCGGAATGGAGAGCCACGCCATGTATGGGGCGGCCCTATATTTCCATGCTGGGGATACGCTCTATGTCAATCAATATGTATCCTCCACCTTGGATTGGGAGCAGAAGGGCGTGAAGCTTACCCAAGAGACGACCTTCCCGGCTGATGGCAAAGGGAAACTCACGATTCGGCTGCAGGAACCTGGGCGCTTCACCCTTAAGCTGAGATGCCCTTACTGGGCAGAGCAAGGCATGAGCATCCGAGTCAATGGGCGCCAGCTGGACGGTCCATTCAAGCCTTCCACCTATGTCAGCATAGAACGCGAATGGCAGTCCGGCGATGTCGTGGAATACGACATTCCCATGACCGTGCGAACCGAATCTATGCCCGACAATCTGAAACGGATCGCCTTCCTGTACGGTCCGCTTGTCCTCGCTGGCGATCTAGGCCCACTAGAATCGGAGAAAATGCATACGAAGACGCTAGCCTCAGTGCTGATTGGAAGCGCAAACGGGCTGGCTGCGAAGATGACTCCGCTTGCCGGCGCGAAGAACCGCTTCCTCCTGGAAGATGGTGGGGTCGACGGAAACCTAGAGCTGCGCCCGTTCTATGAGATGTACGACCACCGCTATACGGTCTACTGGGATGTATTCACGCCGGAGGAATGGGCTCATGCCCAAGCCGAATACAAGGCGGCCATTGAGACCAATATCCGGCTGGAGCAGCGCACCGTGGACTTCGTCCAACCGGCCGAGATGCAGCCGGAACGGGATCACCAATTCGAAGGAGAACATGTGGGGCTTGGCTCCATCTATAACCGGAAGTATCGCGATACTTGGCCGAATGGATGGTTCTCCTTCGTTATGAAAGTTCTGCCTGATGAGCCGGCAGAGCTTGCGGTTACGTACTTGGTCGGAGGTACCCCGCTGGATGGATTTGATCTTACCGCAAGCGGACTGCCACTTGGCCCAGGAAAGCTAGAATCCAAAGAGATCGGTAAGTTCGAGACGTATATTTATGAGCTTCCCCTTCAGGTCACAGAGGGGCGATCGGAGGTAACCATCAAATTCGCCGCCCTTCCTGGCCGCAAGGTAGCCAGAGTTGCCGGCTTGCGGATTGTGCGCAAGGATTGA
- a CDS encoding cupin domain-containing protein, producing the protein MNKKVIQEFQQYQEDRFTKRIIFHEGESTVFLLNFMPGQELPAHNHPGADVFITALTGSGTMVVDGKEHALAQGEAIHIAGNEVFAYRNSGGEPVSLYVVLAKVPDERYVKEI; encoded by the coding sequence ATGAACAAGAAGGTTATTCAGGAATTTCAACAATATCAGGAAGACCGTTTTACAAAACGAATTATTTTTCACGAAGGAGAAAGCACCGTGTTCCTGCTGAATTTCATGCCAGGGCAGGAGCTTCCTGCCCATAATCATCCGGGAGCCGATGTATTTATTACAGCCCTCACGGGCAGCGGAACGATGGTGGTCGATGGAAAAGAGCATGCCTTAGCCCAAGGAGAAGCGATTCATATTGCGGGGAATGAGGTATTCGCTTACCGTAACAGCGGCGGGGAGCCGGTCTCTCTGTATGTCGTTCTCGCGAAGGTGCCGGATGAGCGATATGTGAAGGAGATCTAA
- a CDS encoding ABC transporter ATP-binding protein yields the protein MQLILENIRKSFGDKRVLENIDYSFEQGKIYGLLGRNGAGKTTLFNCLSGDLAADAGAARLVEGDVSKVLREEHVGYVHSLPILPEFLTGYEFLKFFMDANHDHIQGDRSIDDYMSLIKIEEEDRHRLIKGYSHGMKNKIQMLCYMITRPPLILLDEPLTSFDVVVALEMKKLLREMKQEHIIIFSTHILQLASDLCDELVVLHNGKLDAVPAHLLHSPEFEESVIQLLKEEDHAPNP from the coding sequence ATGCAATTGATCTTGGAAAATATCCGTAAGAGCTTTGGAGATAAGCGAGTCTTGGAGAACATTGATTATAGTTTTGAACAAGGCAAAATTTATGGCCTTCTAGGCCGCAATGGTGCCGGGAAGACCACCTTGTTCAACTGTCTTAGCGGCGATTTGGCTGCGGATGCGGGGGCCGCGCGGCTTGTAGAGGGTGATGTGTCTAAAGTGCTGCGCGAGGAGCATGTTGGCTATGTGCACTCGCTTCCGATTCTGCCGGAGTTTCTGACCGGGTATGAATTCCTCAAATTTTTCATGGATGCCAATCATGATCATATTCAAGGTGACCGATCGATTGATGACTATATGAGCTTGATTAAGATTGAGGAAGAGGACCGGCACCGGCTGATCAAGGGCTATTCCCACGGTATGAAGAATAAAATCCAAATGCTGTGCTATATGATTACCCGGCCGCCGCTGATTTTGCTGGATGAGCCTCTAACCTCGTTTGATGTTGTGGTAGCTCTGGAAATGAAGAAATTGCTGCGCGAAATGAAGCAGGAGCATATTATTATCTTCTCCACCCATATCTTACAGCTTGCTTCAGACCTATGCGATGAATTGGTCGTCTTACATAACGGGAAGCTGGATGCCGTTCCAGCCCATTTGCTTCACAGTCCTGAATTTGAGGAGAGTGTCATCCAGCTGCTGAAGGAGGAAGACCATGCTCCGAACCCTTAA
- a CDS encoding AraC family transcriptional regulator: MSFIKVNVDWPIPFTSAGEFLSEAAWSHADRVMDSYELILGVNGIVYIQEEENKYEVGPGDLLLLSPGRRHAGYQASTPGVSFYWFHFDLPEEFTVLTQEEMKREAALIHKALPRSCSIRHLYIPKFMHLGANDRISVLINQILHIANSNYLTYHSVNYPFTSLLIEISEQILSSYSLRGGGAKGDIQFAKILEWTRIHAAEPLTVSEIACRFSYNKDYLTRLFKQHTSKNPLEYIHSVRIGKAKELLSRTTLTIKEIAAEVGFSDEKYFMRLFRRYENMTPKQFRNAYHRTFMNND; encoded by the coding sequence ATGTCATTTATAAAGGTTAATGTGGACTGGCCTATTCCATTTACGTCGGCTGGGGAGTTCCTGTCCGAAGCAGCCTGGAGCCATGCAGACCGGGTGATGGACAGCTATGAGTTGATCCTTGGCGTTAACGGGATCGTCTATATTCAGGAAGAAGAGAATAAGTATGAGGTGGGTCCCGGCGATCTCCTGCTGCTATCCCCAGGGCGCAGGCATGCCGGATACCAGGCATCCACTCCGGGGGTGTCCTTCTATTGGTTCCATTTTGATTTGCCCGAAGAGTTTACCGTGCTGACCCAGGAAGAGATGAAGCGTGAAGCGGCCCTTATTCACAAGGCACTTCCGCGCAGCTGCTCTATACGCCACCTGTATATCCCTAAATTTATGCATCTCGGGGCCAATGACCGGATCAGTGTGCTGATCAATCAAATCCTCCATATTGCCAATTCGAATTATTTGACTTACCACAGTGTGAATTATCCGTTTACGTCCCTGTTGATTGAGATTTCCGAGCAGATTCTAAGCAGCTACAGCTTAAGAGGGGGAGGGGCTAAGGGCGATATTCAATTTGCCAAAATTCTGGAGTGGACACGCATTCATGCCGCGGAGCCCTTAACCGTCAGCGAAATCGCCTGCAGATTCAGCTATAACAAGGATTATCTGACCCGGCTGTTCAAGCAGCATACCTCTAAGAATCCGCTGGAGTATATCCATAGCGTCCGTATTGGCAAAGCGAAGGAGCTGTTGTCCAGAACTACGCTGACCATTAAGGAGATTGCTGCAGAGGTTGGATTTTCAGATGAGAAATATTTTATGAGGTTATTTAGAAGATACGAGAACATGACGCCGAAGCAGTTCCGCAACGCCTATCATAGAACCTTTATGAATAATGATTAG
- a CDS encoding branched-chain amino acid ABC transporter permease, which produces MFLQQLTNGLTIGMIYALIALGYTMVYGILKIVNFAHGDIYMVGSFLGLFFMQEFHLPLYLAFLLSAAGTAFLGIIIERLAYRPLRTADRIVPLISALGVSTLLISLAQKLWGTEMHPFPTAFGSRTYTLGSVTFSEIQILILVLSLILMLALQLFVTKTKTGTAMRATSMSLTNAALMGINTNRMISLAFAIGSALASCAGIMVGIYYNAVYPTMGYMAGINAFTAAVLGGIGNIPGAMLGGVLLGLVETLGGAYISTQYKSVISFAILIIVLLIRPSGILGKKDINKV; this is translated from the coding sequence ATGTTCCTCCAGCAATTAACGAATGGACTGACCATCGGCATGATCTATGCTTTGATCGCTTTAGGCTACACGATGGTATATGGAATCTTGAAAATTGTTAATTTCGCGCATGGTGATATTTACATGGTGGGCAGCTTTTTGGGCCTCTTCTTTATGCAGGAATTTCATCTTCCCCTCTATCTTGCATTTTTACTGTCGGCTGCGGGAACGGCGTTTCTCGGCATCATTATTGAGCGGCTTGCCTACCGCCCGCTTAGAACAGCGGACCGGATTGTTCCGTTAATCAGTGCGCTGGGGGTATCGACACTGCTGATCAGTCTGGCGCAGAAATTATGGGGAACCGAGATGCATCCTTTTCCAACGGCCTTTGGCAGCCGCACTTATACGCTCGGAAGCGTTACGTTCTCGGAAATTCAAATTCTAATTCTGGTATTGTCCTTGATCTTGATGCTCGCCCTGCAGCTGTTCGTAACGAAGACAAAGACAGGCACGGCGATGCGGGCCACCTCCATGAGTCTCACGAATGCAGCGCTGATGGGAATTAATACAAACCGAATGATCAGCCTGGCGTTCGCCATTGGTTCGGCTCTGGCCTCCTGCGCCGGGATTATGGTGGGGATTTATTACAACGCAGTTTATCCGACCATGGGATATATGGCAGGAATCAATGCCTTTACGGCAGCGGTACTTGGGGGGATCGGGAACATCCCGGGAGCGATGCTGGGCGGCGTGCTGCTTGGTCTGGTGGAAACGCTCGGCGGCGCATATATTTCTACTCAATATAAGAGTGTAATTTCCTTCGCTATTCTCATTATCGTGCTGCTGATCAGACCCTCAGGCATATTGGGCAAGAAAGATATCAACAAGGTGTAG
- a CDS encoding histidine phosphatase family protein: MNTMLYFVRHAESEYIEGQERMRGLTEQGGRDALQVAALLADERIDRFISSPYERAVQTLEPLAERGSKRIELYEDLRKLVRLTRLWECGSGRA, encoded by the coding sequence ATGAATACCATGCTTTATTTTGTCAGGCATGCTGAATCCGAGTACATAGAAGGCCAGGAGAGAATGCGAGGATTAACCGAACAGGGCGGGAGAGATGCTCTTCAGGTGGCAGCCCTTCTAGCGGATGAAAGGATTGACCGGTTTATATCAAGTCCTTATGAGAGAGCGGTGCAGACACTAGAGCCGCTGGCAGAAAGAGGATCTAAACGCATCGAGCTGTATGAGGATTTGCGGAAGCTTGTGCGGCTTACTCGGCTGTGGGAGTGTGGTTCAGGACGAGCCTAA
- a CDS encoding copper amine oxidase N-terminal domain-containing protein has protein sequence MKKLLAFLTAAAMLSAVLADSAAAAASIKRVSKPQIQVLLDGKKMSFADAKPFSDSSKRVLVPIRFVSEALGAKVDWNSAKSTVNISMNKKEVTLVLGQSSAKVNGVTMKFDTQAVSSHSRIFVPLRFVSEALGQTVNWDSQGSWVWIGKQEVPKIEDVSELKDLGEYKKYFSGDYGRSLISYGKDSKFKSIRIISAAQLPVKILDHTIYDIWTVSDGDNIGLQIRYKGPDLDMFFISSKFEPKQRSGYIKKISEGFKIATYELKHPGDGLFHGDNNWRTLSLKSIDYFCFRSYIGEDSVHLLFNPFK, from the coding sequence ATGAAGAAACTACTAGCTTTTCTAACCGCTGCAGCTATGTTATCTGCTGTTCTAGCCGACTCGGCAGCAGCTGCCGCTTCGATCAAGCGTGTGAGTAAGCCACAGATTCAAGTGCTGCTAGATGGGAAGAAGATGAGCTTCGCCGATGCCAAGCCTTTCTCCGACAGCAGCAAGAGGGTTCTCGTTCCAATCCGCTTCGTCTCTGAAGCGCTTGGTGCCAAGGTCGACTGGAACAGTGCAAAGTCTACGGTGAATATCTCAATGAACAAGAAAGAGGTCACTCTGGTTCTGGGACAGTCATCAGCTAAGGTCAATGGAGTAACGATGAAATTTGATACCCAAGCGGTCTCAAGCCACTCCCGTATCTTTGTGCCACTGCGATTTGTATCCGAGGCATTAGGGCAGACCGTGAATTGGGATTCCCAGGGGAGCTGGGTTTGGATTGGGAAGCAGGAAGTGCCGAAGATTGAGGATGTTAGCGAGTTGAAGGACTTGGGAGAGTATAAGAAGTATTTTAGTGGGGACTACGGTAGGAGTTTAATTAGTTATGGGAAAGATAGTAAATTCAAATCAATAAGAATTATATCTGCAGCTCAATTACCCGTAAAAATTCTCGATCATACAATTTATGACATTTGGACTGTATCTGATGGGGATAATATTGGTCTACAAATTAGATATAAAGGACCAGACTTAGATATGTTCTTTATCTCTTCTAAATTTGAACCTAAACAAAGATCTGGCTACATAAAAAAAATTTCTGAGGGTTTTAAGATAGCTACATATGAGTTAAAGCATCCTGGAGATGGACTGTTCCACGGGGACAATAATTGGAGAACCCTTTCATTAAAGTCAATTGATTATTTTTGCTTTCGATCTTATATCGGAGAAGATAGCGTTCATCTCTTGTTTAACCCTTTTAAATGA
- a CDS encoding serine hydrolase domain-containing protein gives MKQRLLSMLVTVLVVMLLVPAGAFAAETTVPVTSGGTLEKLVAEKAELITKKYQTTSVQYALIDQGKITISGQAGLNDAEGKVPLTSETMYGIGSTSKMFTAAAVMKLVDQGKINLDTPLIQYIPEFKMKDDRYKQITPRMLLNHSSGLPGSSLGSAFLFEDNDSYAHDTLLKQLSTQSLKADPGAFSVYCNDGFTLAEILVERVSGMDYTAFIHQFLTGPLKLEHTKTPKDQVDVSKMAALYYPTYQGQLPNETVNVIGTGGIYSTAEDLVQFANVFMKGSKDVLSEQSVQAMAQAEYKKGLWPQDSDNSVNFGLGWDSVNLYPFNDYGMKALTKGGDTLLYHASLIVLPEQNMAAAVLSSGGSSSVDQLLAAELLLQNLKQKGIIKELKPAKSFGKPVKAEIPSSMLKYAGYYGASGQQIKVAFADGEMVLTTPLNPKDPAQKLVYTAEGTFVSEDGSAKISFVTEKNGRTYLWERQYATVPGLGQLALNAYSAEKLEEVALSPETEAAWAKREGKVYYPVNEKYSSAVYQLMLPAVQVARADELKGYLVDKKIEDANTAGSQHQIPATGSRDTAEYHFYTKGNVEYIEAAGTIYMSEDGVKSLYAGNSSSVKLQNGETARWYTVPEEAAGKTMTVKMPERGAFAVYDANGLCVNFTVVSGDNEVTLPKDGTIVFAGEEHAAFEIQLKK, from the coding sequence TTGAAACAAAGACTGCTAAGCATGCTGGTAACTGTCCTCGTCGTCATGCTGCTCGTGCCGGCAGGCGCATTTGCAGCGGAGACTACCGTTCCTGTCACTTCAGGAGGAACACTTGAGAAGCTTGTAGCCGAGAAGGCGGAGCTAATTACCAAGAAATACCAGACAACAAGCGTACAGTATGCCCTGATTGATCAAGGCAAGATCACGATATCCGGGCAGGCGGGACTAAATGATGCAGAAGGGAAAGTCCCACTGACGTCAGAGACGATGTACGGAATTGGATCAACTAGTAAAATGTTCACAGCCGCAGCTGTGATGAAGCTGGTAGATCAAGGGAAGATTAATCTGGATACCCCTTTGATTCAGTACATACCGGAATTCAAAATGAAGGACGATCGCTATAAGCAGATCACACCTCGGATGCTGCTCAATCATTCCTCTGGGCTTCCCGGTTCAAGTCTGGGCAGTGCCTTCCTGTTTGAGGATAATGATTCCTACGCCCATGATACCTTGCTGAAGCAATTATCCACCCAAAGCCTGAAGGCTGATCCGGGTGCTTTCTCGGTATATTGCAATGACGGCTTTACCCTGGCTGAGATTTTGGTAGAACGAGTTAGTGGAATGGATTATACCGCATTCATTCATCAGTTCCTGACCGGACCGCTGAAGCTGGAGCATACCAAGACACCTAAGGATCAGGTGGATGTTAGCAAGATGGCCGCACTATATTATCCAACCTATCAAGGCCAGCTTCCTAACGAGACGGTGAATGTGATCGGAACAGGAGGAATTTATTCCACTGCTGAGGATCTCGTGCAATTCGCGAACGTATTTATGAAGGGCTCTAAGGACGTCCTGTCCGAACAGTCTGTGCAGGCCATGGCTCAGGCCGAGTATAAGAAGGGATTATGGCCGCAGGATTCCGATAATTCAGTAAATTTCGGGCTGGGCTGGGACAGTGTGAATCTGTACCCGTTCAATGATTACGGCATGAAGGCGCTGACTAAGGGCGGAGATACCTTGCTGTATCATGCCTCTCTGATCGTTCTTCCGGAGCAAAATATGGCGGCTGCCGTCCTATCATCCGGCGGTTCCAGCTCGGTGGACCAGCTGCTTGCGGCAGAGCTTCTGCTTCAGAATTTGAAGCAAAAGGGAATCATCAAAGAGCTTAAGCCGGCCAAGTCCTTTGGCAAGCCAGTGAAAGCTGAAATTCCAAGCAGTATGCTCAAATATGCAGGCTATTACGGGGCTAGCGGCCAGCAGATTAAGGTAGCGTTTGCGGATGGAGAAATGGTGTTAACGACACCGCTTAACCCTAAGGATCCTGCGCAAAAGCTTGTCTACACCGCAGAAGGAACCTTCGTCTCCGAGGATGGGAGCGCCAAGATCAGCTTCGTAACCGAGAAGAATGGCCGCACCTATTTGTGGGAGAGACAATATGCTACGGTCCCTGGGCTGGGACAGTTGGCATTAAATGCTTACTCCGCTGAGAAGTTGGAAGAAGTAGCGTTATCTCCTGAGACAGAAGCCGCCTGGGCGAAGAGGGAAGGTAAAGTCTACTATCCTGTAAATGAGAAATACAGCTCGGCCGTCTATCAGCTGATGCTGCCAGCAGTTCAAGTTGCCCGGGCAGATGAGCTGAAAGGGTACTTGGTCGATAAGAAGATTGAAGATGCGAACACGGCGGGAAGTCAGCACCAAATTCCTGCAACGGGCAGCCGAGATACGGCAGAATATCACTTCTACACCAAAGGGAATGTGGAATATATAGAGGCAGCCGGTACAATTTATATGAGCGAAGATGGGGTCAAGTCTCTGTATGCTGGGAACAGTTCTTCTGTGAAGCTGCAGAATGGAGAGACGGCCAGATGGTACACGGTTCCTGAGGAAGCCGCTGGCAAGACGATGACGGTGAAGATGCCTGAACGCGGAGCCTTTGCGGTATATGATGCGAACGGGTTATGTGTGAACTTTACTGTCGTTAGCGGCGATAACGAAGTCACGCTTCCTAAGGACGGAACCATTGTATTTGCTGGTGAAGAGCACGCTGCCTTTGAGATTCAGTTGAAGAAGTAA
- a CDS encoding GNAT family N-acetyltransferase, with amino-acid sequence MFPVLETERLRLREVTLEDADGLFACFSNDQVTRYYGQEPLQHIEQAEKLVEHFANLYNDTRGIRWGIERKEIQGIIGTLGYHAWSPKHKRAEIGYEVHPSQWGQGFATEALSKALAYGFEVMELIRISAVVYTRNEASQQLLVKAGFQKEGLLRKYMFQNGAAHDTYIYSLLREDFSDTV; translated from the coding sequence TTGTTTCCGGTGTTAGAGACAGAAAGGCTCAGGCTTAGGGAAGTCACCTTAGAGGACGCAGACGGACTCTTTGCTTGTTTCTCCAATGACCAGGTCACGCGCTATTATGGACAGGAACCCTTACAGCATATAGAACAAGCTGAGAAGTTGGTTGAACACTTTGCAAATCTCTACAATGATACAAGGGGCATACGCTGGGGAATTGAGCGAAAAGAGATTCAAGGGATCATTGGAACCCTCGGTTACCATGCTTGGTCTCCTAAACATAAGCGGGCAGAAATAGGCTATGAAGTTCACCCAAGCCAGTGGGGACAGGGCTTTGCTACAGAAGCCTTGTCCAAGGCACTTGCCTATGGCTTTGAGGTAATGGAGCTCATTCGGATCAGTGCCGTAGTGTATACCCGCAATGAAGCTTCCCAGCAGCTGCTGGTCAAAGCAGGCTTCCAAAAGGAGGGACTTCTGCGAAAATATATGTTCCAAAACGGTGCGGCCCACGATACCTATATCTATTCCTTACTTAGAGAAGATTTTAGCGACACAGTGTAA